The Cucumis melo cultivar AY chromosome 6, USDA_Cmelo_AY_1.0, whole genome shotgun sequence genome includes a region encoding these proteins:
- the LOC103496856 gene encoding pentatricopeptide repeat-containing protein At1g08070, chloroplastic-like isoform X5, with protein MTDARRVFDENSILDSVSWNSILAGYVQIGNVEEAKHIYHQMPERSIIASNSMIVLFGIKGLVVEACKLFDAMLEKDMVTWSALIACFQQNEMFEEAIRTFVGMHKIGVMVDEVVAVSALSACADLLIVNMGKLIHSLSLKVGTESYINLQNALIYMYSKCGDIVVARKLFDEAYLLDLISWNSMISGYLKCSLVDNAKAIFDSMPEKDVVSWSSMISGYAQHDLFDESLALFQEMQMSGFKPDEATLVSVISACARLAALEQGKWVHAYIKKNGLTINVILGTTLIDMYMKCGCVETALEVFYGMIEKGVSTWNALILGLAMNGLVESSLDMFSNMKKCHVTPNEITFVGVLGACRHMGLVDEGQHHFHSMIHDHKIQPNVKHYGCMVDLLGRAGKLQEAEELLNRMPMTPDVATWGALLGACKKHGDSEMGKRVGRKLIELQPDHDGFHVLLSNIYASKGKWDDVLEIRGMMTKHRVLKIPGCSMIEANGVIHEFLAGDKTHPNMDAIEDMLVEMAMKLKLEGYTPDTNEVLLDVDEEEKESTLFRHSEKLAIAFGLINISPPTPIRIMKNLRICNDCHTAAKLISKAFCRKIVVRDRHRFHHFEQGFCSCKDYW; from the coding sequence ATGACTGATGCTCGCCGGGTGTTTGATGAAAATTCCATTTTGGATTCTGTGTCATGGAATTCAATTTTGGCTGGGTATGTTCAAATAGGTAATGTAGAGGAGGCTAAGCATATATATCATCAAATGCCAGAGAGGAGCATAATTGCTTCGAATTCTATGATTGTTTTGTTTGGCATCAAAGGACTAGTGGTTGAAGCCTGTAAGTTGTTTGATGCAATGCTAGAGAAAGATATGGTTACATGGAGTGCATTAATTGCTTGCTTTCAGCAGAACGAGATGTTTGAGGAGGCTATAAGAACATTTGTAGGAATGCATAAAATTGGAGTAATGGTGGATGAAGTTGTAGCGGTGAGTGCTCTTTCTGCTTGTGCAGACTTACTGATTGTTAATATGGGGAAATTGATTCACAGCTTATCTTTGAAAGTTGGAACTGAATCTTACATAAACCTTCAAAATGCTTTGATTTATATGTACTCGAAATGTGGGGATATAGTGGTGGCACGTAAACTGTTTGATGAAGCCTATTTGTTAGACTTGATATCTTGGAATTCTATGATATCGGGGTATTTGAAATGCAGTTTAGTTGATAATGCGAAAGCCATTTTTGATTCCATGCCCGAGAAGGACGTTGTGTCTTGGAGTTCTATGATATCAGGTTATGCACAGCATGACCTTTTTGATGAGTCTCTTGCACTTTTCCAGGAAATGCAAATGAGTGGCTTCAAACCAGACGAAGCGACATTAGTAAGTGTGATATCTGCATGCGCTCGCTTGGCTGCCCTAGAGCAAGGGAAGTGGGTCCATGCATATATAAAAAAGAACGGTCTAACCATTAATGTCATTCTAGGTACAACCCTCATAGACATGTATATGAAGTGTGGATGTGTTGAAACTGCCTTGGAGGTTTTCTATGGGATGATTGAGAAAGGGGTTTCAACTTGGAATGCTCTAATTCTTGGGTTGGCAATGAATGGGTTAGTGGAAAGCTCGCTTGATATGTTTTCTAATATGAAAAAGTGTCATGTAACACCTAATGAGATAACATTCGTGGGAGTACTTGGTGCTTGTCGTCACATGGGTTTAGTAGATGAAGGGCAGCATCATTTTCATTCAATGATTCACGATCATAAGATACAGCCGAATGTTAAACACTATGGGTGCATGGTTGATCTTCTAGGACGTGCAGGTAAGCTTCAAGAAGCAGAGGAACTTCTCAACCGTATGCCTATGACACCAGATGTTGCTACTTGGGGTGCCTTACTTGGGGCTTGTAAGAAACACGGTGATAGTGAAATGGGAAAAAGGGTTGGGAGGAAGCTGATTGAGCTTCAGCCTGACCATGATGGTTTCCATGTGTTGTTATCGAACATATATGCTTCAAAAGGAAAATGGGATGATGTTCTTGAGATTAGGGGCATGATGACAAAACATAGGGTTTTGAAGATTCCTGGTTGTAGCATGATTGAAGCAAATGGAGTTATTCATGAATTCCTAGCTGGTGATAAAACTCACCCCAACATGGATGCAATTGAGGATATGTTGGTTGAAATGGCTATGAAATTGAAGTTAGAAGGTTATACACCAGACACAAATGAGGTTTTGCTTGATGTtgatgaagaagagaaggaaagtACTCTGTTTAGACATAGTGAGAAGCTAGCCATTGCATTTGGTCTTATTAATATTAGTCCACCAACACCAATCAGGATAATGAAAAACTTGAGGATATGTAATGACTGTCACACTGCTGCAAAATTAATCTCCAAGGCTTTCTGTCGGAAAATTGTGGTGAGAGATCGGCATCGGTTTCATCACTTTGAGCAGGGGTTTTGTTCATGCAAGGATTACTGGTAG